One stretch of Tenrec ecaudatus isolate mTenEca1 chromosome 18, mTenEca1.hap1, whole genome shotgun sequence DNA includes these proteins:
- the LOC142432760 gene encoding disintegrin and metalloproteinase domain-containing protein 21-like, whose protein sequence is MGHAEGQVTLRGSLSVLGLCVLLSPVQGLTGRPSWRYISSEVVVPRKQMPPGKGVQVLGWLSYSLNFGGQRHVIHMRRKKVFGPRHVPVMSQDDQGASQMDFPYLPHDCYYLGFLEEIPYSMVTINTCYGGLEGIMKLDDLAYEIKPLKDSLMFEHVLSEIVADANAIGPMYRLGYKDPPLSKENVSPAWRISSKIYASHAGVLEGLPSSSHEVYVLYNNVSQCVTYLIDLTSLVDSMYRHLDLKFRTIGLLIYNTRDPTSMTDYRHPGGAYSNYYRNTIYRTIHAAYSFIVTKDGPHELQFEAHIYGLCTSLGMNMIGHLGRHYMLLSVVIAFQTGRTVGFYVDVPQCYCQRRSTCIMFRYPLITDVFSNCTIVHLGHIFLPKSSCVYHFPRASFNESLTDHRCGNARLEGQEQCDCGSFKECYSDKCCTTDCRLTSGSVCHKGGCCTNCTYSPVGTLCRPIQNICDLPEYCTGVDYSCLEDVYLQDGTPCTEEGYCFHGNCTDRSLHCKEIFGESAVNADDICYNINRKGSRFGHCRRNVAQPRHQACNANDVRCGKLQCTNVTRLPLLQDHVSFHHSLISGAHCFGLDEHRSTEATDVGHVRPGTPCGAGKYCTPGSYCNGTLTELNYDCHPKKCSHRGMCNNKGNCHCHVGWEPPICLRSGAGGSEDSGPPPRRFRTITPSDQPIFYMRIVFGRIYAFIGALLFGIATSVKTIQKTKVKNVNVKK, encoded by the coding sequence ATGGGGCATGCAGAAGGCCAGGTCACCCTCAGGGGATCCCTCTCCGTGCTTGGGCTCTGTGTGCTCCTGTCCCCAGTCCAGGGCTTGACAGGCCGTCCTTCCTGGCGCTACATTTCCTCTGAGGTGGTGGTTCCCAGGAAGCAGATGCCTCCAGGCAAAGGTGTGCAGGTGCTAGGCTGGCTCTCCTACAGCCTGAACTTCGGGGGCCAGAGGCACGTGATCCACATGAGGCGCAAGAAAGTATTTGGACCCAGACACGTGCCGGTGATGTCCCAGGACGACCAGGGAGCCTCGCAGATGGacttcccctacctccctcatgaCTGCTACTAcctgggcttcctggaggagatcCCTTACTCCATGGTCACCATCAACACGTGCTACGGGGGCCTGGAAGGTATAATGAAATTAGATGATCTTGCCTATGAGATCAAACCCCTGAAGGATTCCCTCATGTTTGAACACGTGCTTTCTGAGATAGTGGCAGATGCCAATGCCATAGGGCCAATGTACAGACTCGGATACAAGGACCCCCCACTGTCGAAAGAAAACGTCAGTCCAGCCTGGAGAATCTCAAGCAAGATTTATGCCTCTCATGCAGGTGTGTTAGAAGGGCTTCCTTCAAGTTCTCATGAAGTATATGTACTATATAACAATGTATCACAGTGTGTCACATATTTGATAGATCTTACTTCCTTGGTGGACTCAATGTATAGGCATTTGGATCTAAAATTTCGTACTATTGGTTTACTTATATATAATACAAGGGACCCAACAAGCATGACAGACTATCGACATCCTGGGGGTGCATACTCCAATTATTACAGAAACACCATCTATCGTACAATACACGCTGCATATAGCTTCATAGTGACTAAAGATGGACCTCATGAACTTCAATTTGAAGCACATATATATGGCTTATGCACCAGTTTAGGCATGAACATGATTGGTCACCTGGGAAGACATTATATGTTGCTATCTGTGGTTATTGCCTTTCAAACAGGGAGGACTGTAGGTTTTTATGTTGATGTTCCTCAGTGTTATTGCCAGAGAAGGTCTACTTGCATCATGTTTAGGTATCCTCTGATAACAGATGTGTTCAGtaactgtaccattgtacatttaGGGCACATATTTCTACCGAAATCCTCTTGTGTGTATCATTTTCCTCGTGCCTCCTTTAATGAAAGCCTAACAGATCATCGTTGTGGAAACGCTAGACTAGAGGGGCAGGAGCAATGTGATTGTGGCTCCTTTAAAGAGTGTTACAGTGACAAGTGTTGCACAACTGATTGTAGGCTGACCTCTGGAAGTGTCTGTCACAAAGGAGGATGCTGCACAAACTGTACCTACAGCCCCGTGGGCACACTCTGCAGACCTATCCAAAATATATGTGACCTTCCAGAGTACTGCACCGGAGTGGACTATAGCTGCCTCGAAGATGTTTATCTGCAAGATGGAACCCCGTGCACTGAAGAGGGTTACTGCTTTCATGGGAATTGTACTGACCGCTCCCTGCACTGCAAAGAAATCTTTGGTGAAAGTGCTGTGAATGCTGATGACATTTGCTATAATATCAACAGAAAAGGCAGCCGATTTGGACACTGTAGGAGAAATGTTGCACAGCCAAGACACCAGGCCTGTAACGCCAACGATGTTAGGTGTGGAAAACTGCAGTGTACCAATGTGACTCGTCTTCCGCTGTTGCAGGATCATGTCTCATTTCATCACTCTTTGATCTCAGGTGCTCATTGTTTTGGATTGGACGAACACCGTTCGACAGAAGCAACTGACGTTGGACACGTGAGGCCTGGTACCCCCTGTGGTGCTGGCAAGTACTGTACACCTGGTAGCTACTGCAATGGTACTTTAACTGAACTGAATTATGACTGTCACCCTAAGAAGTGCAGTCATAGGGGAATGTGCAACAATAAGGGAAACTGTCACTGCCATGTAGGCTGGGAGCCTCCAATATGTCTAAGGTCAGGAGCTGGTGGAAGTGAAGACAGTGGGCCCCCTCCACGCAGATTCAGGACAATCACACCAAGTGACCAGCCCATCTTTTATATGCGAATAGTGTTTGGTCGTATTTATGCCTTCATAGGTGCACTCCTCTTTGGGATTGCCACAAGTGTAAAAACCATCCAAAAAACGAAAGTTAAGAATgtgaatgttaaaaaataa